The following are encoded in a window of Amycolatopsis solani genomic DNA:
- the def gene encoding peptide deformylase, with protein sequence MAMRELRYFGDPILKSVCDPVTVFDEKLEALVRDLVDSVKPAGRAGLAAPQIGVGLRVFSYDVAGLTGYVVNPEIVELSEETHEIGEGCLSVPELWFPTRRAKHAKVRGVDVHNEPIEVEGEDVLAQCLQHETDHLDGVLYLDRLTAERKKSALREARDKDWFWKR encoded by the coding sequence ATGGCGATGCGCGAACTGCGCTATTTCGGCGACCCGATCCTCAAGTCCGTCTGCGATCCGGTCACCGTGTTCGACGAAAAGCTCGAAGCGCTCGTGCGGGACCTGGTCGACTCGGTCAAACCCGCCGGGCGGGCCGGGCTGGCCGCGCCGCAGATCGGCGTCGGGTTGCGGGTTTTCAGCTATGACGTCGCCGGCCTCACCGGGTACGTCGTCAACCCCGAGATCGTCGAGCTCTCCGAGGAGACGCACGAAATCGGCGAAGGCTGCCTTTCCGTGCCGGAGCTGTGGTTCCCCACCCGGCGCGCCAAGCACGCCAAGGTCCGGGGCGTCGACGTCCACAACGAGCCCATCGAGGTCGAAGGAGAAGACGTGCTCGCCCAGTGTCTCCAGCACGAAACCGATCACCTCGACGGCGTCCTCTACCTCGACCGGCTCACCGCCGAGCGCAAGAAGTCCGCCCTGCGCGAGGCGCGGGACAAAGACTGGTTCTGGAAGCGCTAG
- a CDS encoding GNAT family N-acetyltransferase → MPQPDRTAAVEEPAGASAWRVRVRMHDHPGTLARLAIRLADLECNILGLSVLPVPGGVLDEIVLRPATGLPRRRLVEAIRAEGCECTAIIDADVRELVDPSASTLLAARRAVDDPGRLAEVLKDVLAADVVTLVPATEANPARTESGHRAVFALAGDRALVARRRWAPFVQLELTRAGALVALLTAAARNASGPVVLDRPDGAAIVLRKGVPGDADAVADLHRRCSMATLFRRYHSGVRTVPRRWLHRLLVPPRGTSVLAVFGREVIGLAQLIPAASGTAEISLLVEDDWQQQGIGTALLARLAVLAETQGITELSADCLTGDDVLPRTAARAGLRTERAVEDGAKLRLFLPA, encoded by the coding sequence TTGCCCCAGCCGGATCGGACGGCCGCCGTCGAGGAGCCCGCCGGCGCGTCGGCGTGGCGGGTGCGGGTCCGGATGCACGACCACCCGGGCACCCTGGCCCGCCTCGCCATCCGGCTCGCCGACCTGGAGTGCAACATCCTCGGCCTGAGCGTGCTGCCGGTGCCCGGCGGCGTGCTCGACGAGATCGTGCTGCGCCCCGCGACCGGCCTGCCCCGGCGGCGCCTGGTCGAAGCCATCCGCGCCGAGGGCTGCGAATGCACCGCGATCATCGACGCCGACGTCCGCGAGCTGGTCGACCCGTCCGCGTCGACGCTGCTGGCGGCCCGCCGCGCCGTCGACGACCCGGGCCGCCTCGCCGAAGTGCTGAAGGACGTCCTCGCCGCGGACGTCGTCACGCTGGTCCCCGCCACCGAGGCGAACCCGGCTCGCACCGAGAGCGGGCACCGGGCGGTGTTCGCGCTGGCCGGCGACCGCGCGCTGGTGGCGCGCCGTCGTTGGGCGCCGTTCGTGCAGCTGGAGCTGACCCGCGCCGGAGCGCTGGTGGCGCTGCTCACGGCGGCGGCCCGGAACGCGTCCGGCCCGGTCGTGCTCGACCGCCCCGACGGCGCCGCGATCGTCCTGCGCAAAGGCGTCCCCGGCGACGCCGACGCGGTGGCCGACCTGCACCGCCGCTGCTCGATGGCGACGCTCTTCCGGCGCTACCACTCGGGCGTGCGGACGGTCCCGCGCCGCTGGCTGCACCGGCTGCTGGTGCCCCCGCGCGGAACCAGCGTGCTGGCGGTGTTCGGCCGCGAGGTGATCGGCCTGGCCCAGCTCATCCCGGCCGCGTCGGGGACCGCCGAGATCTCCCTGCTGGTGGAGGACGACTGGCAGCAGCAGGGCATCGGCACGGCACTGCTGGCTCGGCTCGCGGTCCTCGCGGAGACCCAGGGCATCACGGAGCTGTCGGCGGACTGCCTGACCGGCGACGACGTCCTGCCCCGCACGGCGGCCCGGGCCGGCCTGCGGACGGAACGAGCCGTCGAGGACGGCGCCAAGCTGCGGCTCTTCCTGCCTGCCTAG
- a CDS encoding alpha/beta fold hydrolase yields the protein MVFCHGTPWSSWLWRPFAEALSSDFTVYLWDMPGYGRSSKDAGHPVGFDVQAEAFQALLAHWELDRPHVVAHDYGGAVSLRAHLFHGVPYASLLLADAVVIPPSGSPFFQLVKEHPDVLARVPAYIHEALVRAYVANASHRGLREADVDELAAPWLGDEGQPALYRQIAAYDESYLAENDKRLSRVDVPVHVLWGTEDTWIPIDIGERLAAGIPGAKFTPIRDAGHLVQLDAPVALATELRSWLASVSPGLPGGVER from the coding sequence GTGGTGTTCTGCCACGGCACGCCGTGGTCGTCGTGGCTGTGGCGGCCCTTCGCCGAGGCGCTGAGCAGCGACTTCACCGTCTACCTCTGGGACATGCCCGGCTACGGCCGGTCTTCGAAGGACGCGGGCCACCCGGTCGGCTTCGACGTCCAAGCCGAAGCGTTCCAAGCGCTGCTCGCGCACTGGGAGCTCGACCGGCCGCACGTCGTCGCCCACGACTACGGCGGCGCGGTCTCGCTGCGCGCCCACCTGTTCCACGGCGTGCCCTACGCGTCGCTGCTGCTGGCCGACGCCGTGGTGATCCCGCCGTCGGGCTCGCCGTTCTTCCAGCTCGTCAAGGAGCACCCCGACGTGCTCGCGCGGGTGCCGGCGTACATCCACGAGGCGCTGGTCCGGGCCTACGTCGCCAACGCGAGCCACCGCGGGCTGCGGGAAGCCGACGTCGACGAGCTCGCCGCCCCGTGGCTCGGCGACGAGGGCCAGCCGGCGCTCTACCGCCAGATCGCGGCGTACGACGAGAGCTACCTGGCCGAGAACGACAAGCGGCTGAGCCGGGTCGACGTGCCCGTGCACGTCCTGTGGGGCACCGAAGACACGTGGATCCCGATCGACATCGGCGAGCGGCTCGCCGCGGGCATCCCCGGCGCGAAGTTCACCCCGATCCGCGACGCCGGCCACCTGGTCCAGCTGGACGCCCCGGTCGCGCTGGCGACCGAGCTGCGGTCCTGGCTGGCGAGTGTTTCGCCGGGGTTGCCGGGTGGCGTCGAACGCTGA
- a CDS encoding VOC family protein — translation MNTRLVNLVIDAARPEVLADFWAALLGWRAVAEELGEVDVRAPETDGWDLDLVFVPVPDPKVVKNRIHLDLASRTPEHQAELVARALELGGDRVDLGQGAVPWVVLADPEGNEFCVLEPRERYTGTDAVASIVVDAHDPEQLAAFWTGITGWPVQSREGDVLVGLRAPSERGPWLEFLRTGDVKRGKNRVHLDVAPPAGADHAAAVTEVVAAGAAPADLGGPALPWRVLTDPEGNEFCVLTPR, via the coding sequence ATGAACACACGCCTGGTGAACCTGGTGATCGACGCGGCGCGGCCGGAGGTCCTGGCGGACTTCTGGGCCGCGCTGCTCGGCTGGCGTGCCGTCGCCGAAGAGCTCGGCGAAGTCGACGTGCGCGCCCCGGAAACCGACGGCTGGGACCTGGACCTCGTCTTCGTCCCGGTCCCGGACCCCAAGGTGGTGAAGAACCGGATCCACCTGGACCTGGCGAGCCGGACCCCCGAGCACCAGGCCGAGCTGGTGGCCCGGGCCCTCGAGCTCGGCGGTGACCGGGTCGACCTCGGCCAGGGCGCGGTGCCGTGGGTCGTGCTGGCGGATCCGGAAGGCAACGAGTTCTGCGTCCTCGAGCCGCGGGAGCGCTACACCGGCACTGACGCGGTGGCGTCGATCGTGGTTGACGCCCACGATCCGGAGCAGCTGGCGGCGTTCTGGACGGGGATCACGGGGTGGCCGGTCCAATCCCGCGAAGGTGACGTCCTGGTCGGGCTGCGCGCGCCGTCGGAACGCGGGCCGTGGCTGGAGTTCCTCCGCACCGGCGACGTCAAGCGCGGCAAGAACCGGGTCCACCTCGACGTCGCGCCGCCGGCGGGCGCGGACCACGCCGCGGCGGTGACGGAGGTCGTCGCGGCCGGTGCGGCGCCGGCGGACCTGGGCGGCCCGGCGCTGCCGTGGCGGGTGCTGACCGATCCGGAGGGCAACGAGTTCTGCGTGCTCACCCCGCGCTGA
- a CDS encoding maleylpyruvate isomerase family mycothiol-dependent enzyme, producing MSREHGPVDQGRLLTALGIEGRVLAEAVHAAPLEAPVPACPGWSIGEVARHVGSLYRMVRRRLAEGRSPEDWPRDPEPGQPLHEFLETGLAELLDELAAHEPDERADTWWPADPTYGFWRRRMLHETLIHRVDVEQAAGSEPRGVADDLAIDGIDEALTLWFGQKLPMLGLTGTKAGSVGVRTGAHSWIARAGPEITEAWRCSAEEAEAADDVVTAKPAQVYLWLWGRASLTSVTVRGVHDQAAQLWALLRLATR from the coding sequence ATGTCGCGTGAGCACGGCCCGGTCGACCAGGGGCGGCTGCTCACGGCGCTGGGGATCGAAGGCCGCGTGCTCGCCGAGGCCGTGCACGCCGCTCCGCTCGAAGCGCCGGTGCCCGCCTGCCCCGGCTGGTCGATCGGCGAGGTGGCGCGGCACGTCGGGAGCCTCTACCGGATGGTCCGGCGCCGGCTCGCGGAGGGCCGCAGCCCCGAAGACTGGCCGCGCGATCCCGAACCCGGCCAGCCGCTGCACGAGTTCCTCGAGACGGGCCTGGCCGAGCTGCTCGACGAGCTCGCCGCCCACGAGCCTGACGAGCGCGCCGACACCTGGTGGCCGGCGGACCCGACCTACGGGTTCTGGCGGCGCCGGATGCTGCACGAGACGCTGATCCACCGCGTCGACGTCGAACAGGCGGCGGGCTCCGAGCCGCGTGGCGTGGCCGACGACCTGGCGATCGACGGCATCGACGAGGCGCTCACCCTGTGGTTCGGCCAGAAGCTGCCGATGCTCGGGCTCACCGGCACGAAAGCGGGTTCGGTCGGCGTGCGCACCGGCGCGCACAGCTGGATCGCGCGCGCCGGACCCGAAATCACCGAGGCCTGGCGCTGTTCGGCCGAGGAGGCCGAGGCCGCGGACGACGTCGTCACGGCGAAGCCCGCGCAGGTCTACCTGTGGCTCTGGGGCCGCGCGTCCCTGACCTCGGTGACCGTGCGCGGCGTGCACGACCAGGCGGCCCAGCTCTGGGCGCTGCTGCGGCTCGCGACCCGATGA
- a CDS encoding SAV_6107 family HEPN domain-containing protein, with protein MSLRPPAPPAAAALLAQARRGLAEAERETTAAERFIGAYLAALRGAAAVLEARGRPHRGRARPASSWVLLDSVAPELREWSAFFAGNSATRAAAQAGITGKVTGESAAQLVRVAGLFLELVRRLVHGLPISGEAHVA; from the coding sequence ATGTCCCTCCGCCCGCCGGCCCCGCCCGCCGCGGCCGCTCTCCTTGCGCAAGCTCGGCGTGGGCTGGCCGAGGCCGAGCGGGAGACCACCGCCGCCGAGCGGTTCATCGGGGCCTACCTCGCCGCTCTGCGTGGGGCTGCCGCCGTGCTCGAGGCTCGGGGGCGGCCGCATCGGGGGCGGGCTCGGCCGGCCAGCAGCTGGGTCCTGCTCGACTCCGTCGCGCCCGAGCTGCGCGAGTGGTCCGCGTTCTTCGCGGGCAACTCCGCGACTCGCGCCGCCGCGCAGGCCGGGATCACCGGCAAGGTCACCGGGGAGTCGGCCGCGCAGCTGGTGCGCGTGGCCGGGCTGTTCCTGGAGCTCGTCCGCCGGCTGGTGCACGGCCTGCCGATCAGCGGGGAAGCCCATGTCGCGTGA
- a CDS encoding YbaK/EbsC family protein produces the protein MSSLDHPAVAKVAAALAEAGQHTAAEGIRVLAAEVRTAAQAAEALGVPVGAIANSLIFRLGSDKNALLALTSGAHRADPATLARLAGGEIGKADADFVRAHTGQPIGGVAPVGHPRPLPTLVDTALRAHDVVWAAAGHPKTVYPTTFADLVALTGGTPGALSGAEEDGSL, from the coding sequence ATGAGTTCGCTGGACCACCCCGCCGTCGCCAAGGTGGCGGCCGCGCTGGCCGAAGCCGGGCAGCACACCGCCGCCGAAGGCATCCGCGTCCTGGCCGCCGAGGTGCGGACCGCCGCCCAGGCGGCCGAAGCACTCGGTGTGCCCGTCGGCGCCATCGCCAACAGCCTCATCTTCCGCCTGGGGTCCGACAAAAACGCGCTCCTCGCGCTGACCTCCGGTGCCCACCGCGCGGATCCGGCCACCCTCGCGCGGCTGGCCGGCGGCGAAATCGGCAAGGCCGACGCCGACTTCGTGCGGGCGCACACCGGGCAGCCGATCGGCGGCGTCGCCCCCGTCGGGCACCCGCGGCCGCTGCCGACGCTGGTGGACACCGCGCTGCGCGCCCACGACGTCGTGTGGGCCGCCGCCGGGCACCCCAAGACCGTCTACCCCACCACGTTCGCGGACCTCGTGGCGTTGACCGGGGGCACCCCCGGCGCGCTCAGCGGCGCGGAGGAAGATGGATCGCTGTGA
- a CDS encoding GNAT family N-acetyltransferase, translating to MTAMPAGCSRYVQLSTDEFRARLPEALDIYVRAMRYPAGTAEQRAPMWLTHALREGWRCMAALDADDVLLGLAYGYRGRAGQWWHEQVRHGLSRRFGPAEADRWLADYFELTEIHVKPENQGHQIGEDLLRALLDGVPSANVLLSTPEGTSRAWKLYRRTGFVDVLRDYHFAGDPRPFAILGRALPLEDRRGAAPEVHRGSGRQ from the coding sequence GTGACCGCGATGCCCGCCGGCTGCTCCCGCTACGTCCAGCTCTCGACGGACGAGTTCCGCGCACGCCTGCCCGAAGCGCTCGACATCTACGTGCGGGCGATGCGCTACCCGGCGGGCACCGCCGAACAACGGGCGCCGATGTGGCTCACCCACGCGCTGCGCGAGGGCTGGCGCTGCATGGCCGCGCTCGACGCCGACGACGTCCTGCTCGGGCTGGCCTACGGCTACCGCGGCCGGGCCGGGCAGTGGTGGCACGAGCAGGTGCGCCACGGCCTGAGCCGCCGGTTCGGGCCCGCCGAGGCCGACCGCTGGCTGGCCGACTACTTCGAGCTGACCGAGATCCACGTCAAGCCGGAGAACCAGGGGCACCAGATCGGCGAGGACCTGCTGCGCGCCCTCCTCGACGGCGTGCCGAGCGCGAACGTGCTGCTCTCCACGCCGGAGGGCACCAGCCGGGCGTGGAAGCTCTACCGCCGGACCGGGTTCGTCGACGTCCTGCGCGACTACCACTTCGCCGGTGACCCGCGGCCGTTCGCGATCCTCGGGCGGGCGCTGCCCCTCGAGGATCGCCGAGGGGCAGCGCCGGAGGTTCACCGCGGTTCGGGCCGCCAGTAG
- a CDS encoding DMT family transporter, with protein sequence MVSVPTRARSSAALVLAGVLWGTGGLAGSLLGDLAGLHPLAVAAYRLLVGGGVATLFVLVKGGTFPRTAGAVNRVLAVGGLFALFQASYFAAVSLSSVSIATMTTIGAAPVVVTLAGTRKPRGWTLVSVAGTLAGLVLLRWSPDAVATLGGLGFALLAAAGFAALTLLTAKPVEGLEPLPTTAFGGLAGGLLLTPVVSWTGMALPLHADVLLVACYLGVVPTALAYTAYLRGLTGAHPVLGALSAVLEPLTAAVLSAVLLGERLSGTAWCGAAVLVAALVVGYWRPEPR encoded by the coding sequence TTGGTGTCTGTACCCACGCGCGCCCGTTCCTCGGCCGCGCTCGTCCTCGCCGGTGTCCTCTGGGGCACCGGCGGCCTCGCCGGTTCGCTGCTCGGCGACCTCGCTGGCCTCCACCCGCTCGCCGTCGCCGCTTACCGGCTGCTCGTCGGCGGCGGGGTCGCCACCCTGTTCGTCCTGGTGAAGGGCGGCACCTTCCCGCGGACGGCCGGCGCGGTCAACCGCGTTCTCGCCGTCGGCGGGCTGTTCGCGCTGTTCCAAGCGAGCTACTTCGCCGCGGTATCGCTGAGCTCGGTCAGCATCGCGACCATGACCACGATCGGCGCCGCGCCCGTCGTGGTCACCCTCGCCGGTACGCGGAAACCCCGCGGCTGGACGCTGGTGTCCGTGGCGGGCACGCTCGCCGGCCTGGTGCTGCTCCGCTGGTCACCCGACGCGGTGGCCACGCTCGGCGGCCTCGGCTTCGCGCTGCTGGCCGCGGCGGGCTTCGCGGCGTTGACGCTGCTCACCGCGAAGCCGGTCGAGGGCCTCGAGCCACTGCCCACGACGGCGTTCGGCGGCCTGGCCGGCGGTCTGCTGCTCACGCCGGTCGTGAGCTGGACCGGGATGGCGCTGCCGCTGCACGCGGACGTCCTCCTGGTGGCCTGCTACCTCGGCGTCGTCCCGACCGCGCTCGCCTACACCGCGTACCTGCGCGGCCTGACCGGCGCGCACCCGGTGCTGGGCGCGCTGTCGGCGGTGCTGGAGCCGTTGACGGCGGCCGTGCTGTCCGCGGTGCTGCTCGGGGAACGGCTGAGCGGCACGGCGTGGTGCGGCGCGGCCGTGCTGGTCGCCGCGCTGGTGGTCGGCTACTGGCGGCCCGAACCGCGGTGA
- a CDS encoding DUF885 domain-containing protein, translating into MVSTASDDVNGICDRYVDDYAAADPVAATSYGIAGHDHRLTDYSADGFAERAALAARAHAAVAAAQPRDPAERAAQAVFTERVGLELEIHEAGLDVASLNVISSPVQELRMVFDLMPLESEQDWSVVAARIGEVPKALAGVRSGLLSGADAGHVAALRQVSKVAEQCETWAGLKDAKGFFASLVDGASSQGEALKSDLAHGARAADEAFAEFAGFLRAELAPKAPVKDAAGEDAYRLWSRFFVGAALDLREAYEWGWAEFSRIEAEMRAVANRVKAGATPKEAAAILDADPRYRVKGRPEFEAWMQRLSDGALESLRGKHFEISDRVMALECKIAPPGGGVGAYYTGPSEDFGRPGRMWWSLPAGRDEFSTWRETSTVYHEGAPGHHLQIATAVDQSASLNKYQRLMAFTSGHAEGWALYAERLMEELGYLSDDGDLLGMLSEQLFRAARVIVDLGMHLELVIPAGTGFHEGSRWTPELGLEFMLTRTITDEAHLRDEIDRYLGWPGQAPAYKIGERLWLAARAEAQARAGASFDIKRFHTEALKLGGMGLDTLREQLAKLD; encoded by the coding sequence ATGGTTTCCACTGCTTCCGACGACGTGAACGGCATCTGCGACCGCTACGTCGACGACTACGCGGCCGCGGACCCGGTCGCGGCGACGTCCTACGGCATCGCCGGTCACGACCACCGGCTGACCGACTACTCCGCGGACGGCTTCGCCGAGCGTGCCGCACTGGCGGCGCGAGCCCACGCCGCCGTAGCGGCCGCCCAGCCGCGCGACCCCGCGGAACGGGCGGCGCAGGCGGTGTTCACCGAACGCGTCGGCCTCGAGCTGGAGATCCACGAAGCCGGCCTCGACGTGGCGAGCCTGAACGTCATCTCCAGCCCCGTCCAGGAGCTGCGGATGGTGTTCGACCTGATGCCGCTGGAGTCGGAGCAGGACTGGTCGGTCGTCGCCGCCCGCATCGGCGAGGTCCCGAAGGCGCTGGCCGGCGTCCGGAGCGGCCTCCTCTCGGGCGCCGACGCGGGGCACGTCGCGGCGCTGCGGCAGGTCTCGAAGGTGGCGGAGCAGTGCGAGACGTGGGCCGGGCTGAAGGACGCGAAGGGGTTCTTCGCCTCGCTCGTCGACGGCGCGTCTTCGCAGGGCGAAGCGCTGAAGTCCGACCTCGCGCACGGCGCGCGTGCCGCCGACGAGGCGTTCGCCGAGTTCGCCGGGTTCCTGCGCGCCGAGCTGGCGCCGAAGGCCCCGGTCAAGGACGCCGCCGGCGAGGACGCCTACCGCCTGTGGTCGCGGTTCTTCGTCGGCGCCGCGCTCGACCTGCGCGAAGCCTACGAATGGGGCTGGGCGGAGTTTTCCCGCATCGAAGCGGAAATGCGCGCGGTCGCGAACCGCGTCAAGGCCGGCGCGACCCCGAAGGAAGCCGCGGCGATCCTGGACGCCGACCCGCGGTACCGCGTCAAGGGCCGCCCGGAGTTCGAGGCGTGGATGCAGCGCCTGTCCGACGGCGCCCTGGAGTCGTTGCGCGGCAAGCACTTCGAGATCTCCGACCGCGTGATGGCGCTGGAGTGCAAGATCGCCCCGCCGGGCGGCGGCGTCGGCGCGTACTACACGGGCCCGAGCGAGGACTTCGGCCGCCCGGGCCGCATGTGGTGGTCCCTGCCGGCCGGCCGCGACGAGTTCAGCACGTGGCGCGAGACGAGCACCGTCTACCACGAGGGCGCCCCGGGCCACCACCTCCAGATCGCGACGGCGGTCGACCAGTCGGCGTCGCTGAACAAGTACCAGCGCCTGATGGCGTTCACGTCGGGCCACGCGGAGGGCTGGGCCCTGTACGCGGAGCGCCTGATGGAGGAACTGGGCTACCTGTCCGACGACGGCGACCTGCTGGGCATGCTTTCGGAGCAGCTCTTCCGCGCCGCCCGGGTGATCGTCGACCTGGGCATGCACCTCGAGCTGGTCATCCCCGCGGGCACGGGCTTCCACGAGGGTTCGCGGTGGACGCCGGAGCTGGGCCTGGAGTTCATGCTCACCCGCACGATCACCGACGAAGCCCACCTCCGCGACGAGATCGACCGCTACCTGGGCTGGCCGGGCCAGGCCCCGGCGTACAAGATCGGCGAGCGCCTCTGGCTGGCCGCGCGCGCCGAGGCACAGGCCCGCGCGGGCGCGTCGTTCGACATCAAGCGCTTCCACACGGAGGCGCTGAAGCTGGGCGGGATGGGGCTGGACACGCTGCGGGAGCAGCTGGCGAAGCTGGACTGA
- a CDS encoding methylenetetrahydrofolate reductase, giving the protein MTSVIERLRGDGPKFSIEFFPPRDAADEAVLWKAVRELEPYDPAYMSITYGAGGSSRDGTIRSIARVATETTLVPMAHLTAVNHSVAELRNVIGWYASVGVRNILALRGDPPGDVYGDWIPHPEGLTYAEELVQLVRELGDFCVGVSASTYGHPRSPDLDTDTKYLVRKLRAGADFAIAQLFHDAEDFLRLRDRVAATGCDVPVLPGVMPLTTMRTLQTTIKLSGAPAPRKLLDRLEPLADDPKAFRAAGIDVITELCEKLIAEGVPNLHFYTFNRSKATREVIARLGLVPARA; this is encoded by the coding sequence ATGACGTCGGTGATCGAGCGGTTGCGCGGAGACGGGCCGAAGTTCTCCATCGAGTTCTTCCCGCCCCGGGACGCGGCGGACGAGGCCGTCCTGTGGAAGGCGGTCCGGGAGCTCGAGCCGTACGACCCGGCCTACATGTCGATCACCTACGGCGCGGGTGGCTCCAGCCGCGACGGCACGATCCGCAGCATCGCCCGCGTCGCGACCGAGACGACGCTGGTGCCGATGGCCCACCTGACCGCGGTCAACCACTCCGTCGCCGAGCTGCGCAACGTCATCGGCTGGTACGCCTCGGTCGGCGTCCGCAACATCCTCGCGCTGCGCGGCGACCCGCCGGGCGACGTCTACGGCGACTGGATCCCGCACCCCGAGGGGCTGACCTACGCCGAAGAGCTGGTGCAGCTCGTCCGCGAGCTGGGCGACTTCTGCGTCGGCGTCTCGGCGTCGACCTACGGCCACCCCCGCTCGCCCGACCTCGACACCGACACCAAGTACCTGGTCCGCAAGCTGCGCGCGGGCGCGGACTTCGCGATCGCGCAGCTGTTCCACGACGCCGAGGACTTCCTGCGGCTGCGCGACCGGGTGGCCGCGACCGGCTGCGACGTCCCGGTGCTGCCCGGCGTCATGCCGCTCACGACGATGCGGACCCTGCAGACGACGATCAAGCTGTCCGGCGCGCCCGCGCCGCGGAAGCTGCTCGACCGGCTGGAGCCGCTGGCGGACGACCCGAAGGCGTTCCGCGCCGCGGGCATCGACGTCATCACCGAGCTGTGCGAGAAGCTGATCGCGGAAGGCGTGCCGAACCTGCACTTCTACACGTTCAACCGCTCGAAGGCGACGCGCGAGGTCATCGCCCGGCTGGGGCTCGTCCCGGCCCGTGCTTAA